The Caloranaerobacter sp. TR13 genomic interval TAGAAGAAATGAAATAATGAAAAAAGCTGTTGGTATTGATTATGAACGTTTTGAAAGTAAAGGTATAGCATTTGATTATGAAAGAATGATGAGAGAAACAGGTTATAGCTTACAAGAAATACAAAAAATACAGAACGAAACAGGAGTAGGAAATACACCGATATATGAATTGAAAAATTTAACAGCATTAGCTAGAAAATTAGCACCTAAAGGTAAGGGGGCTAGAATATTTATTAAAGATGAAGCGTGTAATCCTTCTGGAAGTTTTAAAGCAAGGAGAGCTGCAACAAGTATTTATCATGCTAAGAAGTTAGGATACAAAGGAGTTATAGCAGCTACAAGTGGTAATTACGGTGCAGCAGTAGCTAGCCAAGCAGCAATGAAGGGACTTAAATGTATAATAGTTCAGGAGTGCTATGATTCAAGAGGGATTGGTCAACCTGAGATTATAGAGAAAGCAAGAAAATGTGAAGCATATGGAGCTGAAGTCTTGCAGTTGACAGTAGGACCAGAATTATTTTATACCTTTTTAAAACTATTAGAGGAAACTGGTTATTTTAACGCATCATTATATACGCCATTTGGAATTGCAGGAGTAGAAACTTTAGGTTATGAATTAGCAATGCAATTTAGAGAGTTAGTAGGTAGAGACCCAGATGTTGTTGTAGCAACAAATGCAGGCGGTGGTAACTTAACAGGTACTGCTAGAGGACTTATAAAAGCTGGAGCTTATGATGTAAAAATAGTAGGAGCAAGCGTAAACTTAAAAGGACTTCATATGGCTAGTGATACACAATTTAATAGAAAATCCTTTACTACTGGACATACAGGATTTGGCATACCTTTTGCTACATGGCCTGATAGGTCAGATGTACCTAGATCTGCAGCGAGACCTTTGAGATATATGGATAGATATGTGACTGTAAATCAAGGAGAAGTGTTTTATATCACTGAAGCATTGGCACAATTGGAAGGATTAGAAAGGGGTCCTGCTGGGAACACATCTTTAGCTGCTGCTTTTGCATTAGCTCAAGAGCTAGATGAAGACCAAATAATAGTAGCACAAGAAACTGAATATACAGGTGCTGGAAAACATATTCAACCTCAGTTGACATTTGCAAAACAGAATGGTGTAGATATTATTATTGGCAATCCAGATGATGAAGTACCTGGAAAAAATATTATTTTACCAAGTCATCCAAGTCTAATAAAGGCTAGGGATTTAGATCTTGATAAAATTAAGAAATCGTATATTAAAAATTGTATTGAGACAACAAAAATTAATTATGTAACTAAAGAAGATATAGATTTCTTAGTAGAAGATACAAAATCAAATGAGGAATTTGTAAAACAAATTTTAAATGAATTAGGAGTTAAATACTAATTATTGGAGGTGCATTTATGAAAAGACCAGATGATTTTGAAACTAGAAGACAGCATTTAAAAGATTTAACAGAAGAAGAATTAGAAAAAAGATTTTGGGAGTTAGCAGAGAAAATAGTCGATCCATTAATTGAGCTAGCATATAAGCATACTTCTCCTTCGATTGAAAGGGCAGTACTATTAAGAATGGGCTTTTCAAGTTTAGAAGCTAAAGCTATTGTTGAAGGAGCGGTTGATAGAGGATTATTAGGTAAAGGTGCAGGGCATTTAGTATATAGACTAGCTAAAGAAAAAGGTATGGATATCCGTGAAGCTGGTTTGAAACTTGCTGAAGGAGAAATGTGGGATGAAGTTGTTAGCA includes:
- the ortB gene encoding 2-amino-4-oxopentanoate thiolase subunit OrtB, with translation MNRDMSYQGVMSRRNEIMKKAVGIDYERFESKGIAFDYERMMRETGYSLQEIQKIQNETGVGNTPIYELKNLTALARKLAPKGKGARIFIKDEACNPSGSFKARRAATSIYHAKKLGYKGVIAATSGNYGAAVASQAAMKGLKCIIVQECYDSRGIGQPEIIEKARKCEAYGAEVLQLTVGPELFYTFLKLLEETGYFNASLYTPFGIAGVETLGYELAMQFRELVGRDPDVVVATNAGGGNLTGTARGLIKAGAYDVKIVGASVNLKGLHMASDTQFNRKSFTTGHTGFGIPFATWPDRSDVPRSAARPLRYMDRYVTVNQGEVFYITEALAQLEGLERGPAGNTSLAAAFALAQELDEDQIIVAQETEYTGAGKHIQPQLTFAKQNGVDIIIGNPDDEVPGKNIILPSHPSLIKARDLDLDKIKKSYIKNCIETTKINYVTKEDIDFLVEDTKSNEEFVKQILNELGVKY
- a CDS encoding ornithine aminomutase subunit alpha; the protein is MKRPDDFETRRQHLKDLTEEELEKRFWELAEKIVDPLIELAYKHTSPSIERAVLLRMGFSSLEAKAIVEGAVDRGLLGKGAGHLVYRLAKEKGMDIREAGLKLAEGEMWDEVVSIFRGGER